Proteins encoded within one genomic window of Thermosipho affectus:
- the ndk gene encoding nucleoside-diphosphate kinase, giving the protein MERTFVYLKPNAVRRGLIGEIIKRFEQRGIKIVALKMHWVTKEEAEELYKMHKQKSFYKDLIEFITGGPIVAMIVEAPRVIEMVRHIIGNTDPLKAGTGTIRGEFALTTTKNLIHASDSKENFEREYKIFFKDEEIIDYYLDVQDDI; this is encoded by the coding sequence ATGGAAAGAACGTTTGTCTATTTAAAACCAAATGCAGTAAGAAGGGGACTAATCGGAGAAATAATAAAAAGATTTGAACAAAGGGGAATAAAAATAGTTGCACTAAAAATGCACTGGGTAACAAAAGAAGAAGCAGAAGAATTATACAAAATGCACAAGCAAAAGAGCTTTTATAAAGATTTAATAGAATTCATCACAGGCGGTCCAATAGTTGCAATGATAGTAGAAGCACCAAGGGTTATTGAAATGGTTAGACACATAATCGGAAACACCGACCCCCTAAAAGCGGGAACTGGAACAATTAGGGGAGAATTCGCATTAACTACAACCAAAAATCTCATACATGCAAGTGATTCAAAAGAAAATTTTGAAAGAGAATACAAAATATTCTTTAAGGATGAGGAAATTATAGATTACTACTTAGATGTACAAGACGATATATAG